Proteins encoded together in one Ferroglobus placidus DSM 10642 window:
- a CDS encoding potassium channel family protein, giving the protein MKVLVVGFGDVGRSAARILLAKKIEVVAVDVEEKGVEGINFVRGDARSEEFWQNFNLDEFNSAILALPSDTDAILVAMILKKLKPDLIIVARCNNPEYVEKLYKAGADYVFDLPSVTSEVVVSTVLREFAAKRLFYEGYLISKYRVLENAKIVGRKPEEFKDIVILGIEKDGEVVDKVEKILPGMCIIAAGKKEKILEFEKLFIPSKQ; this is encoded by the coding sequence TTGAAGGTTCTCGTAGTCGGATTTGGTGATGTGGGAAGAAGTGCCGCGAGAATTTTATTAGCTAAGAAAATCGAAGTTGTTGCGGTCGACGTGGAAGAGAAAGGAGTCGAAGGAATAAACTTCGTAAGAGGAGACGCGAGGAGTGAAGAGTTCTGGCAAAACTTCAATCTCGACGAATTCAATTCAGCTATTCTCGCTTTGCCAAGTGACACCGATGCAATCTTAGTTGCAATGATTCTGAAAAAGCTGAAACCTGATCTGATAATAGTGGCGAGGTGCAACAATCCGGAGTACGTCGAAAAGCTTTACAAGGCTGGAGCGGACTACGTTTTCGATTTGCCTTCAGTCACTTCTGAAGTTGTCGTATCAACAGTTTTAAGGGAGTTCGCAGCTAAGAGGCTTTTCTACGAAGGCTACCTTATAAGTAAATACAGAGTTCTAGAGAACGCGAAAATAGTTGGGAGGAAACCCGAAGAGTTCAAAGACATAGTAATCCTCGGAATTGAAAAGGACGGAGAGGTTGTAGACAAAGTGGAAAAAATCCTGCCCGGAATGTGCATTATCGCAGCCGGTAAAAAAGAAAAGATTCTCGAGTTCGAAAAACTGTTCATTCCTTCAAAGCAATAA
- a CDS encoding bactofilin family protein, with amino-acid sequence MKRYVVDKTNGVLYVKKDSIVDKHLRFDGKIRAGLFVSFWGDVEAEEVVLSPGCFVRGEIRCKNAVIGPKCRFSKVTAENRVVVFPKSAGRFVEAKEVLLKEGCFVEKVKADLIIVDGRAVVRELEGGRIIALKE; translated from the coding sequence ATGAAGAGGTACGTGGTGGATAAAACAAACGGAGTCCTTTACGTAAAAAAGGACTCGATCGTCGATAAACACTTGAGGTTTGACGGGAAGATAAGAGCCGGACTTTTCGTATCCTTCTGGGGAGACGTTGAGGCTGAAGAAGTCGTTCTCTCTCCGGGATGCTTCGTTAGAGGGGAGATAAGGTGTAAAAATGCGGTTATAGGTCCTAAATGCAGGTTTTCCAAGGTAACGGCAGAGAATAGAGTTGTCGTTTTCCCAAAATCCGCTGGGAGATTTGTTGAAGCGAAGGAAGTATTGCTGAAAGAGGGGTGTTTTGTGGAGAAAGTTAAAGCAGATCTTATCATCGTCGACGGAAGAGCTGTGGTAAGAGAACTGGAGGGGGGAAGGATTATTGCTTTGAAGGAATGA
- a CDS encoding PUA domain-containing protein gives MDDRLKMIRVIADYQFGEGAGEVLFPDDVELVISKSTGKVRQVKHKGVRIATLKPDTGLFSLSIEGARRLKEFFGYPKLRVVVMSEVSDFIARGKNVFAKHVVEVDESIRANDEVIIVNEEDELLATGKAKLSAFEMLTFERGVAVEVRQGVRK, from the coding sequence ATGGACGATAGGCTTAAGATGATCAGAGTTATAGCGGATTACCAGTTTGGAGAAGGTGCCGGAGAGGTTTTGTTTCCCGATGACGTGGAGCTTGTGATCTCAAAATCTACCGGGAAAGTTAGGCAGGTTAAGCACAAAGGAGTTAGAATAGCAACCCTAAAACCCGACACCGGGCTTTTCAGCTTAAGTATTGAGGGGGCGAGAAGGCTTAAGGAGTTCTTCGGCTATCCTAAACTGAGGGTTGTTGTGATGAGCGAAGTATCTGATTTCATCGCGAGGGGAAAGAACGTTTTTGCGAAGCATGTCGTTGAGGTGGACGAGAGCATTAGAGCTAACGATGAGGTCATAATCGTTAACGAGGAGGACGAGTTGCTCGCAACTGGAAAAGCCAAGCTTTCAGCGTTTGAAATGCTCACCTTTGAAAGGGGAGTGGCTGTAGAGGTTAGGCAGGGTGTTAGGAAATGA
- a CDS encoding undecaprenyl diphosphate synthase family protein, protein MRKLIEKIYVKKLEKSLRKENLPKSVMVVTDFASLRRNFEKFLQFVDWCRKFSVENVVICVDSMDNDFVNNFSKLEAEVELIGKNGVKKFGKGLPKVFVNVGITGKEEILLAVKEILKKKDLSEIDLNSIEKMIEENLRFKIQPDLIIKADDSVPEFLIWQIVYSELYFLDADWESFRYIDFLRCLRDYQRRERRYGR, encoded by the coding sequence ATGAGGAAATTAATAGAAAAAATTTACGTGAAAAAGCTCGAAAAATCTCTGAGGAAAGAAAATCTTCCGAAATCAGTTATGGTCGTAACGGACTTTGCAAGTTTGAGGAGAAATTTTGAAAAATTCCTTCAGTTCGTAGATTGGTGCAGGAAGTTTTCCGTCGAAAATGTTGTTATATGCGTCGATTCTATGGATAACGACTTCGTTAACAACTTTTCGAAGCTTGAAGCGGAAGTGGAGTTGATCGGAAAAAACGGAGTTAAAAAATTCGGAAAAGGGTTGCCGAAAGTCTTCGTAAACGTTGGCATAACCGGGAAAGAAGAAATCCTTCTTGCCGTGAAGGAGATTTTGAAGAAGAAAGATTTGAGCGAAATAGATCTGAATTCGATAGAAAAGATGATTGAGGAGAATTTACGGTTCAAAATACAGCCGGATTTGATAATAAAGGCTGACGACTCCGTTCCAGAGTTTTTGATCTGGCAGATAGTTTACAGCGAACTTTACTTTCTCGATGCGGACTGGGAAAGTTTTAGATATATCGACTTTCTAAGGTGTCTGAGAGACTACCAGAGGAGGGAAAGGAGGTATGGACGATAG
- a CDS encoding DUF92 domain-containing protein: MNIPLLIIAFVSKYLKTWEIVGVTLSLLIYSTYRAKSLKDEKFVSLLLSIPFTLSTYHVSKSVVFPGFFLSSISERKFKPLTRILYYTLLSTLFLYFYKSEFAASTIFVSLTVSTTLVLVEEVNNSVFAKIIAPPTIFLIFEIYSIQIGYFELIVAFFVALTLSYVAIKTKVADVTGLLAAIITGVISAISSILLFLQLFLFFAIGSAATKYKYELKKLRGVAEARGGARGFENVFANTLPAIFFALNYKYTGDASYAIAFSASIATALGDTLASEIGQTANKAYLITNFKEVRVGEDGAISPLGELAAFLGCLIIAAISLNPVVLLAGFVGVHVDSLLGATLERKKILNNAGVNFLSTLFAGYLAFLLA; this comes from the coding sequence ATGAATATACCCCTCCTAATAATCGCTTTCGTTTCGAAGTATCTAAAAACCTGGGAAATCGTAGGGGTAACTCTCTCCCTCTTAATCTATTCCACGTACAGAGCAAAATCGCTGAAAGATGAGAAATTCGTCTCTCTTCTTCTGTCGATCCCCTTCACCCTATCCACTTATCACGTATCGAAGAGCGTCGTTTTCCCCGGTTTTTTCTTGTCGTCGATTTCCGAAAGGAAATTCAAGCCCCTGACGAGGATTCTCTACTACACGCTCCTGTCCACTCTCTTTCTGTACTTCTACAAAAGTGAGTTCGCCGCTTCTACGATCTTCGTATCGCTGACGGTTTCAACAACCCTCGTTCTGGTTGAAGAGGTAAACAACAGCGTTTTCGCTAAAATAATCGCTCCTCCAACAATATTCCTGATCTTCGAAATTTACAGCATTCAAATAGGCTACTTCGAGCTTATCGTAGCATTTTTCGTCGCTTTAACTCTGAGCTACGTGGCTATAAAAACGAAAGTTGCCGACGTTACCGGGTTGCTTGCAGCGATAATTACTGGCGTAATTTCAGCGATCTCCAGCATTCTTTTGTTCCTTCAACTCTTTCTTTTCTTCGCAATTGGCTCAGCGGCAACCAAATACAAGTACGAGCTGAAAAAGCTCAGAGGCGTGGCTGAAGCGAGAGGAGGAGCGAGAGGATTCGAGAACGTTTTCGCGAACACTTTGCCGGCGATATTCTTCGCTTTGAATTACAAGTACACAGGCGATGCGAGCTACGCTATAGCTTTTTCAGCCAGCATAGCAACCGCTTTAGGAGACACTTTGGCGAGCGAGATAGGGCAGACAGCTAATAAAGCGTACCTGATAACGAATTTTAAAGAGGTGAGGGTGGGTGAAGACGGAGCCATATCACCTCTTGGAGAGCTCGCTGCTTTTTTAGGTTGTTTGATAATCGCAGCGATATCCCTAAACCCGGTAGTGCTTTTAGCAGGATTCGTTGGAGTTCACGTAGACAGTCTGCTCGGAGCAACTCTTGAGAGAAAGAAAATTTTGAACAACGCTGGAGTAAACTTCCTCTCAACGCTTTTTGCTGGCTACCTCGCTTTTCTTCTCGCGTAG
- a CDS encoding S16 family serine protease — protein MKKPFALIALLLLLLPISSAEFVNATQKTIKAVAVVSGENRGATINITVIVTPGNGRVFVSTLPYTEIDMQGSAQLAALTACDLTGKDFLKYDFFYIIEAEAPIVGGPSASGVMTVATIAALLDLPIREDVFMTGMIYPDGFIGPVGGIPYKLEAAAKSGAKIFLIPKGQRYVEVEETKRIQRGPFVLITTETKTVDVVDYGRKLGVTVIEVETVNEALKYFTGYEIRRSEGKIDLSQYSYLLKKLADYMRERSEKIYSEFEKVADKDVKENIDKRLEEAKENYEKGNYYTSTSQYFTANIFMRAEIYRKTLNDENFEREVKRIEEEIEAVRSSLNQDYGLIAMQLVGAAEERLGRAEQYLEKARTAENFEEAALYLAFAKERVESAKVWLSLLPEIKEDVPLKKEEVVRRAQFYLSTAESLLVYSKSIGGFSQLLFGENSAESSLELSKKLYSQGYYFGSIFASIDSMVKSAVAIELIGVKSLDEKISAARDSAKASLSEAERVTPILAIAYFEYGETSEGVYKLIYYKLSERIAKLMLNLAGSREVELVKSEYVLPETTPSVENVGERIYESVKKSVEIPGFSALSLIAALLLVIYARRKAR, from the coding sequence ATGAAAAAGCCGTTCGCGCTGATAGCTTTGCTGCTTCTCCTTTTGCCAATATCTTCAGCCGAGTTCGTGAACGCTACTCAAAAAACAATAAAGGCTGTGGCTGTTGTTAGCGGAGAGAACAGAGGAGCTACGATAAACATAACTGTAATAGTCACTCCGGGAAACGGAAGAGTCTTCGTCTCAACATTGCCTTACACCGAAATAGACATGCAGGGGAGCGCTCAGCTCGCAGCTTTGACAGCTTGCGACTTAACTGGTAAGGACTTTTTGAAGTACGACTTCTTCTACATAATCGAGGCTGAAGCTCCAATTGTTGGCGGTCCTTCGGCTAGTGGAGTCATGACCGTAGCAACAATAGCAGCTCTTCTCGATCTACCGATAAGGGAAGACGTGTTCATGACCGGGATGATATATCCGGACGGATTCATAGGACCTGTTGGCGGAATTCCCTACAAGCTTGAAGCAGCTGCAAAAAGCGGAGCCAAGATATTTTTGATTCCTAAAGGTCAGAGGTACGTCGAGGTTGAGGAGACAAAGAGAATTCAGAGGGGACCGTTTGTGTTAATCACGACCGAAACGAAAACTGTTGACGTTGTGGACTACGGAAGAAAGCTTGGAGTAACGGTAATTGAGGTTGAGACAGTCAACGAAGCTTTGAAGTACTTCACGGGATACGAGATAAGGAGGAGCGAGGGAAAGATAGATCTGAGCCAGTACTCCTACTTGCTTAAGAAACTCGCGGACTACATGAGAGAGAGGAGCGAGAAAATATACTCAGAATTCGAGAAAGTTGCGGATAAGGATGTGAAGGAAAACATAGACAAAAGGCTTGAAGAAGCAAAGGAGAACTACGAAAAGGGGAATTACTACACTTCTACGAGCCAGTACTTTACAGCGAACATATTCATGCGAGCGGAAATCTACAGAAAAACGCTAAATGACGAGAACTTTGAGAGGGAAGTCAAGAGGATAGAAGAAGAGATAGAAGCTGTGAGAAGTAGCTTGAATCAGGATTACGGACTAATTGCTATGCAGCTTGTTGGAGCGGCTGAAGAAAGATTGGGGAGAGCTGAACAGTATCTGGAAAAAGCGAGAACAGCAGAAAATTTCGAGGAAGCAGCGTTGTATTTAGCTTTTGCGAAGGAGAGAGTTGAGAGCGCTAAAGTCTGGCTTTCTCTTCTTCCGGAAATAAAAGAGGACGTTCCGTTAAAAAAGGAGGAAGTCGTTAGAAGGGCTCAGTTTTACTTAAGCACAGCCGAATCACTGCTCGTTTATTCGAAATCCATAGGAGGTTTTTCTCAGCTTCTCTTCGGAGAAAACTCCGCTGAAAGCAGCTTGGAACTTTCAAAGAAGCTTTACTCCCAAGGCTACTATTTCGGCTCGATTTTCGCTTCTATAGACAGCATGGTTAAGTCGGCTGTCGCAATCGAGCTGATAGGCGTTAAGAGTCTCGACGAGAAAATCAGTGCTGCGAGAGATTCGGCGAAAGCCTCTCTTTCCGAAGCTGAGAGAGTAACGCCAATACTGGCGATCGCTTACTTCGAGTACGGAGAGACTTCTGAAGGTGTTTACAAGCTGATTTATTACAAGCTTTCCGAGAGGATTGCCAAATTAATGCTTAACCTTGCCGGCAGCAGAGAGGTTGAGCTCGTAAAGAGCGAGTACGTGCTGCCCGAAACGACTCCATCCGTTGAAAACGTTGGAGAGAGAATTTACGAAAGCGTAAAGAAGAGTGTGGAAATTCCAGGGTTCAGTGCGCTTTCTTTAATCGCCGCTTTATTGCTCGTAATCTACGCGAGAAGAAAAGCGAGGTAG
- a CDS encoding aldehyde ferredoxin oxidoreductase family protein — protein sequence MILLVDLKRKKIEEIKEKRFPGGKGLGFYLLEKFLSFEAEPLDERVIIFSVGPLTGLKMSGLARCEAIFRSPLTGFIAESNCGGYFGAEMAKAGYEAIVIKGEAEKPSLLVVDNEKVEIANAEDLWGLDTFSTEDEIKREFGRKFQVACIGLAGENLVRFASIEHAKGREFGRCGGGAVMGRMKLKAVAVKGDGEVEERVANYEKYSELKEEFEERIKKTCEGLTRFGTPRIVYLTNETGTLPSYYWRDGEFDIEELSPEYLEEKFYKRRKACYSCRVACGKISKIDNEFVEGPEYETLFAFGSLCGNKKAEVVLKANLLCDKFGLDTISTGSVIAYLMSLKKAEFGDEKFILETIERMARREGIGNLLAEGIKRVSEKFGVEGAEVKGLDLPGYDPRGLLGMALGYAVCYRGGCHIKSVIYRPNLSGYVDRFSYENQAELLVKLENFYAFADCLVLCRFVSLPQVGPILEEEVKELYNAVTGEELEVEDIYKVGAEVINLARQINVKLGLKREDDSLPNFFFEKPLHKGNSAGRKIDREKFEKMLEEYYRLRGWSS from the coding sequence ATGATACTGCTCGTTGACCTGAAAAGAAAGAAAATCGAAGAAATTAAAGAGAAAAGATTTCCCGGAGGAAAGGGGCTTGGGTTTTACCTTCTGGAAAAATTTCTTAGCTTCGAAGCCGAGCCGCTGGATGAGAGGGTGATAATCTTCTCAGTCGGTCCGCTGACTGGCTTAAAAATGAGCGGGTTGGCGAGGTGCGAAGCTATTTTCAGATCTCCCCTAACCGGATTTATTGCCGAATCTAACTGCGGAGGATACTTCGGAGCGGAAATGGCAAAGGCTGGATACGAAGCTATAGTAATTAAAGGAGAGGCGGAAAAGCCAAGCCTTCTCGTCGTCGACAACGAAAAAGTTGAGATAGCTAATGCTGAAGACCTCTGGGGTTTGGACACCTTCTCAACGGAGGACGAGATAAAAAGGGAGTTTGGAAGGAAGTTTCAAGTGGCTTGTATAGGCTTAGCCGGAGAAAACCTCGTCAGATTCGCAAGCATAGAGCATGCAAAAGGAAGAGAGTTCGGGAGGTGCGGCGGAGGAGCTGTGATGGGGAGAATGAAACTGAAAGCCGTAGCTGTTAAAGGAGATGGTGAAGTTGAGGAGAGAGTTGCGAACTACGAAAAATACTCCGAGCTTAAAGAGGAGTTTGAAGAGAGAATAAAGAAAACTTGCGAAGGTTTAACGAGATTTGGAACGCCGAGGATAGTCTATCTTACCAACGAAACCGGAACTCTGCCGAGTTACTACTGGAGGGACGGAGAGTTCGATATCGAAGAACTTTCTCCGGAATACTTGGAAGAGAAGTTTTACAAGAGAAGAAAAGCCTGCTACTCTTGCAGAGTTGCCTGCGGAAAGATTTCCAAGATCGACAACGAATTTGTAGAGGGTCCCGAATACGAGACTCTTTTTGCTTTCGGAAGTCTTTGCGGGAATAAAAAAGCTGAAGTCGTCTTGAAAGCCAACCTCCTCTGCGACAAATTCGGATTGGACACAATTTCAACGGGAAGCGTGATAGCCTACTTAATGAGCTTGAAAAAAGCTGAGTTCGGAGACGAAAAATTCATTCTCGAAACGATAGAAAGAATGGCGAGGAGAGAGGGAATAGGAAACTTACTTGCTGAAGGAATAAAAAGAGTCAGCGAAAAATTCGGAGTCGAGGGGGCTGAGGTGAAAGGGCTTGATTTACCCGGCTACGATCCAAGAGGACTTTTAGGAATGGCTTTGGGATATGCTGTTTGCTACAGAGGGGGATGCCACATAAAAAGCGTGATCTACCGTCCGAATTTAAGCGGATACGTTGATAGATTCAGCTACGAAAATCAAGCCGAGCTTCTGGTGAAGCTCGAAAACTTCTACGCCTTTGCCGACTGCTTGGTTTTGTGCAGATTCGTTTCTCTCCCGCAAGTCGGTCCGATACTTGAAGAGGAAGTTAAGGAGCTTTACAACGCCGTCACTGGAGAGGAGCTGGAGGTCGAGGACATCTACAAAGTCGGAGCTGAAGTTATAAATCTCGCGAGGCAGATCAACGTCAAGCTGGGGTTAAAGAGAGAAGACGACAGCTTGCCGAACTTCTTCTTCGAAAAACCGCTGCATAAAGGTAATTCGGCTGGAAGAAAAATAGACAGAGAGAAGTTCGAGAAAATGCTTGAAGAGTATTACAGGCTGAGAGGATGGAGCTCGTAG
- a CDS encoding HAD family hydrolase, giving the protein MELVVFDMDGTIIEFNLPIEEIKRKIGVQRRILEEILKSERREELLKTLESYEIEAAKNSKLYPHFKDFLSFLEENYVVTALYTRNSRKSVEIVLEKHDLSFDYVFTREKDIKPSPKPIVKLMEKKGLKREDAVMIGDFYFDYLTAKNCGIPFWMVLNSRNEIFLKEYEIKPDLIFRNYRELLSSLKL; this is encoded by the coding sequence ATGGAGCTCGTAGTTTTCGACATGGACGGAACGATAATAGAGTTCAATCTTCCGATAGAGGAGATAAAGAGGAAAATCGGCGTGCAGAGAAGGATACTTGAAGAGATTCTAAAAAGCGAGAGAAGAGAGGAGCTACTGAAAACGCTCGAAAGCTACGAGATCGAGGCTGCAAAAAACTCGAAACTTTACCCCCACTTCAAAGATTTTTTGAGTTTTCTCGAGGAAAATTACGTCGTAACAGCATTATATACGAGAAACTCAAGAAAAAGCGTTGAAATAGTATTGGAAAAGCACGACCTTTCTTTCGATTACGTGTTCACGAGAGAAAAGGACATAAAGCCATCTCCAAAGCCGATTGTAAAGCTGATGGAAAAGAAAGGTTTGAAGAGAGAAGATGCGGTAATGATCGGAGATTTCTACTTCGACTACCTCACAGCCAAGAACTGCGGAATTCCCTTCTGGATGGTGCTCAACAGCAGAAACGAGATTTTTTTAAAGGAGTATGAGATAAAACCGGATCTGATTTTCAGAAATTACAGAGAACTCCTCTCGAGTTTGAAGTTGTAA
- a CDS encoding ketopantoate reductase family protein → MRIAIVGAGVIGTIFAYIFGKVHDVTLVEVVKEKVDLYRREGYTIIMPDGKEVHVDDVNITNDPKEVGVVDLVQISVKGYATEAATKGALPMIGDETMVLSVQNGLVHDIIASVVGKEKVIAGITAHSGMPVKPNVIRYVGGYGPLLIIGKYDKKPNERFNWIVEELKKTGEEIVVVDDIEPVIWKKLVANVACNPVAAITGMTSVEALACEDTKALIKMLAEEVVEVARAKGIYFPEMENIAEFVYEAFAGTKDNKVSMLQDVENKRRTEIDTLNGAIVREGEKLGVDVKANKVITHIVKSLEFMYDKR, encoded by the coding sequence ATGAGGATTGCTATAGTAGGAGCAGGAGTGATTGGAACCATCTTCGCCTACATATTCGGAAAAGTCCACGACGTAACGCTCGTGGAAGTCGTTAAGGAGAAAGTTGACCTCTACAGAAGGGAAGGTTACACCATAATAATGCCCGACGGAAAGGAGGTTCACGTGGATGACGTGAACATAACGAACGATCCCAAGGAAGTTGGTGTCGTTGACCTCGTGCAGATTTCCGTCAAAGGCTACGCAACCGAAGCTGCAACGAAAGGAGCTCTTCCGATGATTGGAGACGAAACGATGGTTCTCTCCGTGCAGAACGGATTGGTTCACGACATTATCGCATCAGTAGTCGGAAAGGAGAAGGTTATTGCTGGAATCACAGCACACAGCGGAATGCCAGTCAAGCCAAACGTGATAAGGTACGTGGGAGGCTACGGACCTCTTCTGATCATAGGGAAGTACGACAAAAAGCCGAACGAGAGGTTTAACTGGATAGTCGAGGAGTTGAAGAAAACCGGCGAAGAAATCGTTGTCGTGGACGACATCGAGCCGGTAATATGGAAGAAGCTCGTCGCTAACGTAGCCTGCAATCCGGTTGCTGCGATAACCGGAATGACGAGCGTCGAAGCTCTGGCTTGCGAAGACACTAAGGCTCTGATAAAGATGCTGGCTGAAGAGGTCGTTGAAGTTGCCAGAGCAAAAGGAATCTATTTCCCGGAGATGGAAAACATAGCCGAATTCGTCTACGAGGCTTTTGCCGGAACGAAAGACAACAAGGTTTCGATGCTGCAGGACGTAGAAAATAAGAGAAGAACCGAAATCGACACGTTAAACGGAGCGATAGTTAGGGAAGGAGAAAAGCTTGGCGTCGATGTGAAGGCAAACAAAGTAATAACGCATATAGTGAAGTCCCTAGAGTTCATGTACGACAAGAGGTAG
- a CDS encoding antitoxin VapB family protein, with protein sequence MKTISIRDDVYKRLAEMKEEGESFSDVIEKLLKKKNTNIKKYFGVLKDSEVLDEIEKILEMRRSARLRI encoded by the coding sequence ATGAAAACGATTTCAATAAGAGATGACGTTTACAAGAGGCTTGCGGAGATGAAGGAGGAGGGAGAGAGCTTCAGCGATGTGATAGAAAAGCTTCTTAAAAAGAAGAACACAAACATCAAAAAGTATTTCGGAGTTTTGAAGGACAGCGAAGTTCTCGATGAGATTGAAAAGATTTTAGAGATGAGAAGATCGGCGAGGCTTAGAATATGA
- a CDS encoding PIN domain-containing protein, translating into MIVLDTSFIIDYFRGVEATYDLVDEEDDVVTTTITYHEILTGLKRKRSKKEEKFFKRFFSEVRILPFDVKAAEESSNIAAKLLAMGREINVLDVLIAGIALANGAEKIITRDSDFEEIAKLSDIEVVFY; encoded by the coding sequence ATGATCGTGCTCGATACAAGTTTCATCATCGATTACTTCAGAGGTGTTGAAGCCACTTACGATTTGGTGGATGAAGAAGATGATGTAGTGACGACTACGATCACTTACCACGAGATACTGACTGGCTTAAAGAGAAAGAGGAGCAAAAAAGAGGAAAAATTCTTTAAGAGGTTCTTTTCCGAAGTCAGAATACTTCCGTTCGATGTTAAAGCTGCCGAGGAATCGAGCAATATAGCGGCAAAGCTGTTAGCAATGGGTAGAGAAATCAACGTCCTCGATGTTTTGATAGCCGGAATAGCCTTAGCAAACGGTGCCGAAAAAATAATAACGAGGGATTCGGACTTCGAAGAGATAGCGAAATTATCGGATATCGAAGTAGTTTTTTATTAA
- a CDS encoding enoyl-CoA hydratase/isomerase family protein, with protein sequence MEYKKIKVEKDERVARIKIANPPVNVLDMETMKEIISAIDEVEGVDVIVFSGEGKSFSAGAEIKEHFPDKAPEMIRWFTQLIDKVLRCKAITVAAVKGFALGGGFELAIACDFVLASKNAKLGVPEITLAHYPPVAIALLPRMIGWKNAYELILTGEAITAERAFEIGLVNKVFEDENFEESVNDFVNSLLEKSSVALRLTKKALLFSTEKEYLSLFDVINDVYLSQLVKSEDAVEGLKAFLEKRKPEWKGR encoded by the coding sequence ATGGAATACAAAAAAATAAAGGTGGAAAAAGATGAGAGGGTTGCTAGAATAAAGATAGCGAATCCTCCAGTGAACGTTCTCGACATGGAGACTATGAAAGAAATTATCAGTGCCATCGATGAAGTTGAAGGAGTTGACGTGATCGTTTTTTCTGGAGAAGGGAAGAGCTTTAGTGCGGGAGCTGAGATAAAGGAGCATTTCCCCGACAAAGCTCCAGAGATGATCAGGTGGTTTACTCAGCTGATAGACAAAGTTCTGAGGTGTAAGGCGATAACGGTAGCAGCTGTGAAGGGATTTGCCCTCGGAGGAGGGTTCGAGCTCGCGATAGCTTGCGATTTCGTTTTGGCTTCGAAAAACGCTAAGCTCGGCGTCCCGGAAATAACTCTCGCTCACTACCCTCCGGTAGCTATAGCCCTTTTGCCGAGAATGATCGGTTGGAAAAATGCTTACGAGCTAATCCTTACCGGAGAAGCGATCACTGCCGAAAGAGCCTTTGAGATCGGACTTGTAAACAAAGTTTTCGAGGACGAAAATTTTGAGGAAAGCGTAAACGATTTCGTGAACTCCCTCCTTGAAAAAAGCAGCGTAGCTTTAAGACTTACGAAGAAAGCTCTGCTATTCTCCACGGAGAAAGAGTACCTATCGTTGTTCGACGTGATCAACGACGTTTACTTGTCCCAGCTCGTGAAAAGCGAAGATGCCGTGGAAGGTTTGAAAGCTTTTCTGGAAAAGAGAAAGCCGGAGTGGAAAGGAAGATAA